One part of the Sebastes fasciatus isolate fSebFas1 chromosome 8, fSebFas1.pri, whole genome shotgun sequence genome encodes these proteins:
- the tmcc1a gene encoding transmembrane and coiled-coil domains protein 1 isoform X8: protein MVQRFSLRRQYSKIDRLEVSGLGQTPLAVSCGADGSFLGEDSTPDPQRTKQAIAQLQQKILKLTEQIKIEQTARDDNVAEYLKLANNADKQQSTRIKQVFEKKNQKSAQTIQQLQRKLEHYHRKLREVEHNGIPRQPKDVLRDMQQGLKDVGAKVTGFSEGVVDSVKGGLSSFSQATHSAAGAVVSKPREIASLIRHKFGSADNIPSLKDSLDDPSVEEGVTGAGGRSLGSAGHHLQPSPKYGSEDDCSSATSGSAGANSTTGAPGGPPSSKGNTLERSQSSSLDMLLQEMQDLREGQARLEENLDGLKSHYQRDYTVVMQALQEERFRCERLEEQLNDLTELHQNEILNLKQELASMEEKIAYQSYERARDIQEALEACQTRISKMELQQQQQQVVQLEGLENATARTLLGKLINVLLALMAVLLVFVSTVANCVVPLMKTRSRSLSTLLLILLLAFLWRNWDALSGYTHRALQPPG, encoded by the exons ATCGACCGGTTGGAGGTGAGCGGGCTGGGCCAAACACCCTTGGCTGTTTCATGCGGAGCGGACGGTTCATTCCTGGGTGAGGATAGCACCCCGGACCCTCAGCGCACAAAGCAGGCAATTgcccagctgcagcagaaaatcCTCAAGCTTACAGAGCAGATTAAGATCGAGCAGACAGCCAGGGATGACAACGTCGCAGAGTACCTCAAACTGGCCAACAATGCTGATAAACAGCAAAGCACACGCATCAAACAG GTTTTTGAGAAGAAGAACCAGAAGTCTGCACAGACCATCCAGCAGCTGCAAAGGAAACTGGAGCACTACCACCGGAAGCTGCGGGAAGTGGAGCACAACGGCATCCCACGCCAACCCAAGGATGTTCTGCGGGACATGCAGCAGGGCCTGAAGGATGTCGGAGCCAAAGTCACGGGCTTCAGCGAAGGCGTGGTGGACAGCGTGAAGGGAGGCCTCTCCAGCTTCTCCCAGGCCACCCACTCCGCTGCCGGGGCCGTCGTCTCCAAACCCCGGGAGATTGCGTCGCTGATTCGCCACAAATTCGGCAGCGCTGACAACATCCCTTCGCTTAAAGACTCTCTGGACGACCCCTCGGTGGAAGAAGGCGTGACGGGGGCTGGCGGACGTTCCCTGGGCAGCGCCGGGCATCACCTCCAGCCCAGTCCCAAGTACGGTAGCGAGGACGACTGCTCTAGTGCTACGTCGGGTTCGGCTGGGGCCAACAGCACCACAGGGGCCCCCGGAGGTCCCCCGAGTTCCAAAGGCAACACACTGGAGAGGAGCCAGAGCTCCAGTCTGGACATGCTGCTACAGGAGATGCAGGACCTGAGGGAGGGCCAGGCGAGGCTAGAGGAGAACCTCGATGGGTTGAAGAGCCACTATCAGAGAGACTACACTGTTGTTATGCAAGCACTGCAGGAGGAACGCTTCAG gtgtgagcgtctggaggagcagctgaaCGACCTGACAGAACTCCACCAGAACGAGATCCTCAACCTCAAACAGGAGCTGGCCAGCATGGAGGAGAAGATCGCCTACCAGTCCTACGAGAGAGCCAGAGACATACAG GAGGCGTTGGAGGCGTGTCAGACCAGGATCTCTAAGAtggagctccagcagcagcaacagcaggtcGTCCAGTTGGAGGGGCTGGAAAATGCCACAGCCCGGACCCTCCTGGGAAAACTTATCAATGTGCTGCTGGCCCTTATGGCTGTCCTTCTGGTCTTCGTCTCAACTGTGGCCAACTGCGTGGTCCCGCTGATGAAGACGCGCTCGCGCTCCctctccaccctcctcctcatcctcctgctgGCCTTCCTGTGGAGGAACTGGGACGCTCTCTCGGGGTACACGCACCGCGCCCTGCAGCCCCCAGGATGA
- the tmcc1a gene encoding transmembrane and coiled-coil domains protein 1 isoform X6, protein MRLPAMEVILNLVTADTSPLPTPTTIDRLEVSGLGQTPLAVSCGADGSFLGEDSTPDPQRTKQAIAQLQQKILKLTEQIKIEQTARDDNVAEYLKLANNADKQQSTRIKQVFEKKNQKSAQTIQQLQRKLEHYHRKLREVEHNGIPRQPKDVLRDMQQGLKDVGAKVTGFSEGVVDSVKGGLSSFSQATHSAAGAVVSKPREIASLIRHKFGSADNIPSLKDSLDDPSVEEGVTGAGGRSLGSAGHHLQPSPKYGSEDDCSSATSGSAGANSTTGAPGGPPSSKGNTLERSQSSSLDMLLQEMQDLREGQARLEENLDGLKSHYQRDYTVVMQALQEERFRCERLEEQLNDLTELHQNEILNLKQELASMEEKIAYQSYERARDIQEALEACQTRISKMELQQQQQQVVQLEGLENATARTLLGKLINVLLALMAVLLVFVSTVANCVVPLMKTRSRSLSTLLLILLLAFLWRNWDALSGYTHRALQPPG, encoded by the exons ATGCGTCTCCCCGCCATGGAGGTCATCCTCAACCTGGTAACTGCTGACACCTCTCCACTTCCCACTCCCACCACC ATCGACCGGTTGGAGGTGAGCGGGCTGGGCCAAACACCCTTGGCTGTTTCATGCGGAGCGGACGGTTCATTCCTGGGTGAGGATAGCACCCCGGACCCTCAGCGCACAAAGCAGGCAATTgcccagctgcagcagaaaatcCTCAAGCTTACAGAGCAGATTAAGATCGAGCAGACAGCCAGGGATGACAACGTCGCAGAGTACCTCAAACTGGCCAACAATGCTGATAAACAGCAAAGCACACGCATCAAACAG GTTTTTGAGAAGAAGAACCAGAAGTCTGCACAGACCATCCAGCAGCTGCAAAGGAAACTGGAGCACTACCACCGGAAGCTGCGGGAAGTGGAGCACAACGGCATCCCACGCCAACCCAAGGATGTTCTGCGGGACATGCAGCAGGGCCTGAAGGATGTCGGAGCCAAAGTCACGGGCTTCAGCGAAGGCGTGGTGGACAGCGTGAAGGGAGGCCTCTCCAGCTTCTCCCAGGCCACCCACTCCGCTGCCGGGGCCGTCGTCTCCAAACCCCGGGAGATTGCGTCGCTGATTCGCCACAAATTCGGCAGCGCTGACAACATCCCTTCGCTTAAAGACTCTCTGGACGACCCCTCGGTGGAAGAAGGCGTGACGGGGGCTGGCGGACGTTCCCTGGGCAGCGCCGGGCATCACCTCCAGCCCAGTCCCAAGTACGGTAGCGAGGACGACTGCTCTAGTGCTACGTCGGGTTCGGCTGGGGCCAACAGCACCACAGGGGCCCCCGGAGGTCCCCCGAGTTCCAAAGGCAACACACTGGAGAGGAGCCAGAGCTCCAGTCTGGACATGCTGCTACAGGAGATGCAGGACCTGAGGGAGGGCCAGGCGAGGCTAGAGGAGAACCTCGATGGGTTGAAGAGCCACTATCAGAGAGACTACACTGTTGTTATGCAAGCACTGCAGGAGGAACGCTTCAG gtgtgagcgtctggaggagcagctgaaCGACCTGACAGAACTCCACCAGAACGAGATCCTCAACCTCAAACAGGAGCTGGCCAGCATGGAGGAGAAGATCGCCTACCAGTCCTACGAGAGAGCCAGAGACATACAG GAGGCGTTGGAGGCGTGTCAGACCAGGATCTCTAAGAtggagctccagcagcagcaacagcaggtcGTCCAGTTGGAGGGGCTGGAAAATGCCACAGCCCGGACCCTCCTGGGAAAACTTATCAATGTGCTGCTGGCCCTTATGGCTGTCCTTCTGGTCTTCGTCTCAACTGTGGCCAACTGCGTGGTCCCGCTGATGAAGACGCGCTCGCGCTCCctctccaccctcctcctcatcctcctgctgGCCTTCCTGTGGAGGAACTGGGACGCTCTCTCGGGGTACACGCACCGCGCCCTGCAGCCCCCAGGATGA
- the tmcc1a gene encoding transmembrane and coiled-coil domains protein 1 isoform X7 — protein MHWEQVLRLNNGKIDRLEVSGLGQTPLAVSCGADGSFLGEDSTPDPQRTKQAIAQLQQKILKLTEQIKIEQTARDDNVAEYLKLANNADKQQSTRIKQVFEKKNQKSAQTIQQLQRKLEHYHRKLREVEHNGIPRQPKDVLRDMQQGLKDVGAKVTGFSEGVVDSVKGGLSSFSQATHSAAGAVVSKPREIASLIRHKFGSADNIPSLKDSLDDPSVEEGVTGAGGRSLGSAGHHLQPSPKYGSEDDCSSATSGSAGANSTTGAPGGPPSSKGNTLERSQSSSLDMLLQEMQDLREGQARLEENLDGLKSHYQRDYTVVMQALQEERFRCERLEEQLNDLTELHQNEILNLKQELASMEEKIAYQSYERARDIQEALEACQTRISKMELQQQQQQVVQLEGLENATARTLLGKLINVLLALMAVLLVFVSTVANCVVPLMKTRSRSLSTLLLILLLAFLWRNWDALSGYTHRALQPPG, from the exons ATGCACTGGGAACAAGTTCTCCGTTTGAACAATGGAAAG ATCGACCGGTTGGAGGTGAGCGGGCTGGGCCAAACACCCTTGGCTGTTTCATGCGGAGCGGACGGTTCATTCCTGGGTGAGGATAGCACCCCGGACCCTCAGCGCACAAAGCAGGCAATTgcccagctgcagcagaaaatcCTCAAGCTTACAGAGCAGATTAAGATCGAGCAGACAGCCAGGGATGACAACGTCGCAGAGTACCTCAAACTGGCCAACAATGCTGATAAACAGCAAAGCACACGCATCAAACAG GTTTTTGAGAAGAAGAACCAGAAGTCTGCACAGACCATCCAGCAGCTGCAAAGGAAACTGGAGCACTACCACCGGAAGCTGCGGGAAGTGGAGCACAACGGCATCCCACGCCAACCCAAGGATGTTCTGCGGGACATGCAGCAGGGCCTGAAGGATGTCGGAGCCAAAGTCACGGGCTTCAGCGAAGGCGTGGTGGACAGCGTGAAGGGAGGCCTCTCCAGCTTCTCCCAGGCCACCCACTCCGCTGCCGGGGCCGTCGTCTCCAAACCCCGGGAGATTGCGTCGCTGATTCGCCACAAATTCGGCAGCGCTGACAACATCCCTTCGCTTAAAGACTCTCTGGACGACCCCTCGGTGGAAGAAGGCGTGACGGGGGCTGGCGGACGTTCCCTGGGCAGCGCCGGGCATCACCTCCAGCCCAGTCCCAAGTACGGTAGCGAGGACGACTGCTCTAGTGCTACGTCGGGTTCGGCTGGGGCCAACAGCACCACAGGGGCCCCCGGAGGTCCCCCGAGTTCCAAAGGCAACACACTGGAGAGGAGCCAGAGCTCCAGTCTGGACATGCTGCTACAGGAGATGCAGGACCTGAGGGAGGGCCAGGCGAGGCTAGAGGAGAACCTCGATGGGTTGAAGAGCCACTATCAGAGAGACTACACTGTTGTTATGCAAGCACTGCAGGAGGAACGCTTCAG gtgtgagcgtctggaggagcagctgaaCGACCTGACAGAACTCCACCAGAACGAGATCCTCAACCTCAAACAGGAGCTGGCCAGCATGGAGGAGAAGATCGCCTACCAGTCCTACGAGAGAGCCAGAGACATACAG GAGGCGTTGGAGGCGTGTCAGACCAGGATCTCTAAGAtggagctccagcagcagcaacagcaggtcGTCCAGTTGGAGGGGCTGGAAAATGCCACAGCCCGGACCCTCCTGGGAAAACTTATCAATGTGCTGCTGGCCCTTATGGCTGTCCTTCTGGTCTTCGTCTCAACTGTGGCCAACTGCGTGGTCCCGCTGATGAAGACGCGCTCGCGCTCCctctccaccctcctcctcatcctcctgctgGCCTTCCTGTGGAGGAACTGGGACGCTCTCTCGGGGTACACGCACCGCGCCCTGCAGCCCCCAGGATGA
- the tmcc1a gene encoding transmembrane and coiled-coil domains protein 1 isoform X9 — MRGITTNKIDRLEVSGLGQTPLAVSCGADGSFLGEDSTPDPQRTKQAIAQLQQKILKLTEQIKIEQTARDDNVAEYLKLANNADKQQSTRIKQVFEKKNQKSAQTIQQLQRKLEHYHRKLREVEHNGIPRQPKDVLRDMQQGLKDVGAKVTGFSEGVVDSVKGGLSSFSQATHSAAGAVVSKPREIASLIRHKFGSADNIPSLKDSLDDPSVEEGVTGAGGRSLGSAGHHLQPSPKYGSEDDCSSATSGSAGANSTTGAPGGPPSSKGNTLERSQSSSLDMLLQEMQDLREGQARLEENLDGLKSHYQRDYTVVMQALQEERFRCERLEEQLNDLTELHQNEILNLKQELASMEEKIAYQSYERARDIQEALEACQTRISKMELQQQQQQVVQLEGLENATARTLLGKLINVLLALMAVLLVFVSTVANCVVPLMKTRSRSLSTLLLILLLAFLWRNWDALSGYTHRALQPPG, encoded by the exons ATGCGAGGCATAACAACCAACAAG ATCGACCGGTTGGAGGTGAGCGGGCTGGGCCAAACACCCTTGGCTGTTTCATGCGGAGCGGACGGTTCATTCCTGGGTGAGGATAGCACCCCGGACCCTCAGCGCACAAAGCAGGCAATTgcccagctgcagcagaaaatcCTCAAGCTTACAGAGCAGATTAAGATCGAGCAGACAGCCAGGGATGACAACGTCGCAGAGTACCTCAAACTGGCCAACAATGCTGATAAACAGCAAAGCACACGCATCAAACAG GTTTTTGAGAAGAAGAACCAGAAGTCTGCACAGACCATCCAGCAGCTGCAAAGGAAACTGGAGCACTACCACCGGAAGCTGCGGGAAGTGGAGCACAACGGCATCCCACGCCAACCCAAGGATGTTCTGCGGGACATGCAGCAGGGCCTGAAGGATGTCGGAGCCAAAGTCACGGGCTTCAGCGAAGGCGTGGTGGACAGCGTGAAGGGAGGCCTCTCCAGCTTCTCCCAGGCCACCCACTCCGCTGCCGGGGCCGTCGTCTCCAAACCCCGGGAGATTGCGTCGCTGATTCGCCACAAATTCGGCAGCGCTGACAACATCCCTTCGCTTAAAGACTCTCTGGACGACCCCTCGGTGGAAGAAGGCGTGACGGGGGCTGGCGGACGTTCCCTGGGCAGCGCCGGGCATCACCTCCAGCCCAGTCCCAAGTACGGTAGCGAGGACGACTGCTCTAGTGCTACGTCGGGTTCGGCTGGGGCCAACAGCACCACAGGGGCCCCCGGAGGTCCCCCGAGTTCCAAAGGCAACACACTGGAGAGGAGCCAGAGCTCCAGTCTGGACATGCTGCTACAGGAGATGCAGGACCTGAGGGAGGGCCAGGCGAGGCTAGAGGAGAACCTCGATGGGTTGAAGAGCCACTATCAGAGAGACTACACTGTTGTTATGCAAGCACTGCAGGAGGAACGCTTCAG gtgtgagcgtctggaggagcagctgaaCGACCTGACAGAACTCCACCAGAACGAGATCCTCAACCTCAAACAGGAGCTGGCCAGCATGGAGGAGAAGATCGCCTACCAGTCCTACGAGAGAGCCAGAGACATACAG GAGGCGTTGGAGGCGTGTCAGACCAGGATCTCTAAGAtggagctccagcagcagcaacagcaggtcGTCCAGTTGGAGGGGCTGGAAAATGCCACAGCCCGGACCCTCCTGGGAAAACTTATCAATGTGCTGCTGGCCCTTATGGCTGTCCTTCTGGTCTTCGTCTCAACTGTGGCCAACTGCGTGGTCCCGCTGATGAAGACGCGCTCGCGCTCCctctccaccctcctcctcatcctcctgctgGCCTTCCTGTGGAGGAACTGGGACGCTCTCTCGGGGTACACGCACCGCGCCCTGCAGCCCCCAGGATGA